In Candidatus Promineifilum breve, one genomic interval encodes:
- a CDS encoding ABC transporter permease, translating to MGVLWDKVWFDLWHRRARTLLAVLSIAAGVFAVGAIFGLTDMLLSGMNEAHQSVAPSHLNIILRQFIDRDTAEALADIPGVSGVEPLNISTVRYKTAPDGEWQSASVVSRSDFEDQTFDWLQLDRGAWPGDGGIGVERITSDYYGIALGDEIIFELEGTDRAFPVTGRIRHPFVPPPDFGGNAYFFFNQEEMTHFGFPEGQYIQLLVQIAPYSEEYARDRAAAIKDQLAKQDVGVSLVIYQKPDKHWGYDTVLGITLVLKILAVVALLTSVIIVINTTMAIITQQTDQIGVIKALGGTTRDVARVYLVGVLIFGLLALVVALPLGLLMAFFTTKQLLLLFNIDYNVFRFSPRALVWQVLAAILAPLLAALWPVLRGAAISVREALATYGLGGDFGSSRFDRGVESLAERLLPSPYTIALGNMFRRKGRLLLTQLVLTLAGAMFLMVLTLSASVTYTLDNELDRRQYDMRLGFFQFHRSDRIEALLEEYPGVTAAEAWYSVAATILKQGEEMKDSGGLGAELFGIPQGSTMYRPLIIDGRWLEPADDGRVAVISRDTAEFNDLTVGDTVTIDLGDLGEADFAIIGVYQAISPDVFSTDPVYAPAPAVVDVTRRANRANQVVVRADGLDADGLAVLMRELDTHLSSYGMEISPFFSRTRPQDREYAYNTFAIVHQMLFSLAIIMGIVGGIGLMGSLSISVVERTREVGVLRSIGGTSPVIMTMFILEGVLQGLMSWLLAVPLSYLIARPIAAVLGQTIFKVNLDFAYNIPAVLIWLVAVVSIAFLASIIPAHAAGRISVRESLAYG from the coding sequence ATGGGCGTTCTGTGGGATAAAGTCTGGTTCGACCTCTGGCATCGCCGGGCGCGCACGCTGCTGGCCGTGCTCAGCATCGCCGCCGGCGTGTTTGCCGTCGGCGCGATCTTCGGCCTGACCGACATGCTGCTGTCGGGCATGAATGAGGCCCACCAATCGGTCGCCCCGTCCCATCTCAACATCATCCTGCGCCAGTTCATTGACCGCGACACGGCCGAGGCACTGGCCGACATTCCCGGCGTCAGCGGCGTCGAACCGCTCAATATCTCCACCGTGCGCTACAAGACCGCGCCCGATGGCGAATGGCAATCGGCCTCCGTCGTCTCGCGCAGTGATTTCGAGGATCAGACCTTCGACTGGCTGCAACTCGACCGTGGCGCGTGGCCGGGCGACGGCGGCATCGGCGTCGAGCGCATCACCAGCGACTATTACGGCATCGCCCTGGGCGACGAGATCATTTTTGAACTGGAAGGCACCGACCGCGCCTTCCCCGTCACCGGCCGCATCCGCCACCCGTTCGTCCCCCCGCCCGACTTCGGCGGCAACGCCTACTTCTTCTTCAATCAGGAAGAGATGACCCACTTCGGCTTCCCCGAAGGGCAATACATCCAGCTATTGGTGCAGATTGCGCCCTATAGCGAGGAGTACGCCCGCGACCGGGCGGCGGCCATCAAGGATCAACTCGCCAAGCAGGACGTCGGCGTCAGCCTGGTCATCTATCAGAAACCGGACAAACATTGGGGCTACGACACCGTGCTGGGCATCACCCTGGTGCTCAAAATTCTGGCCGTCGTGGCCCTGCTCACCAGCGTCATCATCGTCATCAACACGACGATGGCGATTATCACCCAGCAGACGGATCAGATCGGCGTCATCAAGGCCCTGGGCGGCACCACGCGCGACGTGGCTCGCGTCTATCTGGTGGGGGTGCTCATCTTCGGCCTGCTGGCCCTGGTGGTGGCTCTGCCGTTGGGCCTGCTGATGGCCTTCTTCACCACCAAGCAACTGCTGTTGCTCTTCAATATCGACTACAACGTGTTCCGTTTTTCGCCGCGCGCCCTCGTGTGGCAGGTGTTGGCGGCCATCCTGGCCCCCTTGCTGGCGGCGTTGTGGCCGGTGTTGCGCGGCGCGGCCATCTCCGTGCGCGAGGCCTTGGCGACCTATGGCCTGGGCGGCGACTTCGGCTCCTCCCGGTTCGACCGCGGCGTGGAGTCATTGGCCGAGCGCCTGTTGCCCTCGCCCTACACCATCGCCCTGGGCAATATGTTCCGGCGCAAGGGGCGGCTGCTGCTGACCCAACTGGTGCTGACGCTGGCCGGGGCGATGTTCCTGATGGTGCTGACACTGTCGGCATCGGTGACCTATACGCTGGACAACGAACTCGACCGGCGGCAGTACGACATGCGCCTGGGCTTCTTCCAGTTTCACCGCTCCGACCGGATCGAAGCCTTGCTGGAGGAGTACCCCGGCGTCACCGCCGCCGAGGCATGGTATTCGGTCGCGGCCACCATTCTGAAACAGGGCGAGGAGATGAAGGATTCGGGCGGGCTGGGCGCGGAGCTGTTCGGCATCCCCCAGGGCAGCACCATGTACCGGCCGCTAATCATCGACGGCCGCTGGCTGGAGCCGGCCGACGATGGCCGCGTGGCCGTCATCAGCCGCGACACGGCCGAGTTCAACGACTTGACCGTGGGCGACACGGTGACCATCGACCTCGGCGATCTGGGCGAGGCCGATTTCGCCATCATCGGCGTCTATCAGGCCATCTCGCCCGACGTCTTCTCCACCGACCCCGTCTATGCCCCGGCCCCGGCCGTGGTCGACGTGACCCGCCGCGCCAATCGCGCCAATCAGGTCGTCGTCCGCGCCGATGGGCTGGACGCCGACGGGCTGGCCGTGCTCATGCGCGAGTTGGACACCCATCTCAGTTCTTACGGCATGGAGATCAGTCCGTTCTTCAGCCGCACGCGGCCGCAAGACCGCGAATACGCCTATAATACCTTCGCCATCGTCCACCAGATGCTCTTCAGTCTGGCGATCATCATGGGCATCGTCGGCGGTATCGGCCTGATGGGGTCGTTGTCGATCAGCGTCGTCGAGCGCACGCGCGAGGTGGGCGTATTGCGCTCCATCGGCGGCACGTCGCCGGTGATTATGACCATGTTTATCCTGGAAGGGGTGTTGCAGGGGTTGATGAGCTGGCTGCTGGCCGTGCCGCTTTCCTATCTCATCGCCCGGCCCATCGCCGCCGTGCTGGGGCAGACGATCTTCAAGGTCAACCTCGATTTCGCCTATAACATCCCGGCCGTGCTGATCTGGTTGGTGGCCGTGGTTTCCATCGCCTTTCTGGCGTCGATCATTCCCGCCCATGCCGCCGGGCGAATCAGTGTGCGGGAAAGTTTGGCCTACGGTTAG
- the pyrB gene encoding aspartate carbamoyltransferase produces MRSFAGRDILSLKDFERQEFFRVFEIAERLEPIARERQMSDLLHNKILVTAFYQPSTRTRLAHESAMLRLGGKVTGFSDAKMTRAGDFYQESIKDTVKMLEFYGDVIVMRHFQQGAPHEAAKWSSVPIINGGDGWGEHPTQILTDFYTVMREKGRIDGLKWLAVGDMRMRTMHSLAYGLSQFDCPITFVSPPDMSLTDEMKDDLKNYSLNFREAEHVEQAIADADVILVEPVVQPDYTKSRDERSGDVGGTPANYKITRELLATKAKSDAILLHSLPRMDEIPADVDITRWSRYWQEAFNGVVMRMALLALVLGKME; encoded by the coding sequence ATGCGTAGTTTTGCCGGACGAGATATTTTGTCCCTGAAAGATTTCGAGCGTCAGGAGTTCTTCCGCGTCTTCGAGATCGCCGAACGACTGGAGCCAATCGCCCGCGAGCGGCAGATGTCGGACCTGTTGCACAACAAGATTCTGGTGACCGCCTTCTACCAGCCCTCGACCCGCACCCGTCTGGCCCACGAGTCGGCCATGCTGCGCCTGGGCGGCAAGGTGACCGGCTTCTCCGACGCCAAGATGACCCGCGCCGGCGACTTCTACCAGGAGTCGATCAAGGACACGGTCAAGATGCTGGAGTTCTACGGCGACGTCATCGTCATGCGCCACTTCCAGCAGGGCGCGCCCCACGAGGCGGCCAAGTGGTCGAGTGTGCCGATCATCAACGGCGGCGACGGCTGGGGCGAGCACCCCACCCAAATCCTGACCGACTTCTATACCGTCATGCGCGAGAAAGGGCGCATCGACGGCCTGAAGTGGCTGGCCGTGGGCGATATGCGGATGCGCACCATGCACTCGCTGGCCTATGGCCTGTCGCAATTCGACTGCCCTATCACCTTCGTCTCCCCGCCCGATATGTCGCTGACGGATGAGATGAAGGACGACCTGAAGAACTACAGCCTGAACTTCCGCGAGGCCGAGCACGTCGAGCAGGCCATCGCCGACGCCGACGTCATCCTGGTCGAGCCGGTCGTCCAGCCCGACTACACCAAGAGCCGCGACGAGCGCAGCGGCGACGTGGGCGGCACCCCGGCCAACTACAAGATCACCCGCGAACTGCTGGCGACCAAGGCCAAGTCCGACGCCATCCTGCTGCACTCGCTGCCGCGCATGGACGAAATCCCGGCCGACGTGGACATCACCCGCTGGTCGCGCTACTGGCAAGAGGCCTTCAACGGCGTCGTCATGCGCATGGCTTTGCTGGCCCTCGTCCTGGGCAAAATGGAGTAA
- a CDS encoding trypsin-like peptidase domain-containing protein: MAEQFLSLPDRQKLARIIANLNEMTMGAAARFGWLDRAGLRRFVPGTNLDAAPITLAGVLVGKLEPYGMLPNQPNYHALGALVSLALTEPDLAQDDAQFLAGLLVKYQLIADTKYLDELRRTYSLDVQPVRQVDPDLLPPTEPPAPVAEPSFTPVAVNQEALERVIGKEPNFIDTDRLAGAIYSAQAVGRIERPLGTALGTGFLVAPNLILTNYHVFESKEKLERAVIRFDYHSNADGIVSKGRDFEFVPDFYVGSPDEELDFALVKVKGEPLGEPDRKMGPEDEGLGYLDLLRRGKHRGYLLISPAKIIEQEQVNIIQHPSGSPQKVVLTQNYVVADMSDNRVHYLADTEPGSSGSPVFNQRWEVVALHHSGGAHPPFDASANLQKLLKGHIKYNEGIPMRAILPKIEKYLPRK; the protein is encoded by the coding sequence ATGGCAGAACAATTTTTGAGCTTGCCCGACCGGCAAAAACTGGCCCGGATTATCGCCAATCTGAACGAAATGACCATGGGGGCGGCCGCCCGCTTCGGCTGGCTCGACCGCGCCGGACTGCGGCGCTTCGTGCCAGGCACTAATCTAGACGCGGCGCCTATTACGCTGGCTGGGGTGCTCGTCGGCAAGCTGGAACCCTACGGCATGCTGCCCAACCAGCCGAACTACCACGCCCTGGGGGCGCTGGTCAGCTTAGCGCTGACCGAACCGGATTTAGCCCAGGATGACGCCCAGTTTCTGGCCGGGCTATTGGTGAAGTACCAGTTGATCGCCGACACGAAATACCTGGATGAATTACGCAGGACCTATAGCCTCGACGTGCAACCGGTGCGTCAGGTAGACCCGGACTTGCTGCCGCCGACCGAGCCGCCCGCCCCGGTGGCTGAACCCAGTTTCACGCCGGTGGCGGTCAACCAAGAGGCGCTGGAGCGAGTGATCGGCAAGGAACCTAATTTTATCGATACCGATCGGCTGGCCGGGGCCATCTACAGCGCCCAGGCCGTCGGCCGTATCGAACGGCCGCTCGGCACAGCCCTCGGTACCGGCTTCCTCGTCGCGCCGAACCTCATCCTGACCAACTACCACGTCTTCGAGTCGAAAGAGAAATTGGAAAGGGCCGTGATCCGCTTCGATTATCACAGCAACGCTGACGGCATCGTGTCCAAGGGGCGCGATTTTGAGTTCGTGCCCGACTTCTACGTGGGCAGCCCGGACGAGGAGCTGGATTTCGCCCTGGTTAAGGTGAAGGGCGAGCCGCTGGGCGAGCCTGATCGCAAGATGGGGCCGGAGGATGAGGGTCTAGGCTATCTGGATTTGCTCCGGCGCGGCAAACATCGGGGGTATTTGCTGATCTCACCGGCCAAGATCATTGAACAGGAGCAGGTCAACATTATCCAACACCCCAGCGGCAGCCCGCAAAAGGTTGTGCTGACCCAGAACTACGTGGTGGCCGACATGAGCGACAACCGCGTGCACTACCTGGCCGACACCGAGCCGGGGTCATCCGGTTCGCCGGTCTTCAACCAGCGTTGGGAGGTGGTTGCCCTGCATCATAGTGGCGGCGCGCACCCGCCGTTTGACGCCTCGGCCAACCTGCAAAAGCTGCTGAAGGGCCACATCAAATACAATGAAGGCATCCCCATGCGGGCTATCTTGCCAAAAATTGAGAAGTATTTGCCGCGCAAATGA
- a CDS encoding threonine synthase, which yields MMNHVLHLKSLLSGRTFRPDEIDYVDPEFGPDGIVDVVYDYDAIKRAISRESLRDNRDASIWRYKPLLPVRPDAPVPPLQIGWTPLYPAPRLGALLGLRQVWVKDDGRNPTASFKDRASAIAVVKAQERGAEIITTASTGNAAAALSGICASVGQANVIFVPEKAPPAKVAQLLAYGATVMLVRGTYDDAFELCLQASDAYGWYNRNTGFNPYMSEGKKTATLEICEQLGWQAPDRIFVSVGDGCIIGGLHKGLKDLMALGWIERMPKLMGVQAAGSNYLAEAWERGEDVLTKPPIDAQTVADSISAGLPRDRLKAMAAVKETGGAYVTVSDDEILTAIPALARGCGVFAEPAGATAYAGLVKAVEQGLVSADERIVVLNTGSGLKDVAGAMKGVERAGTQAYRVDADLEDLKRVMATI from the coding sequence ATGATGAATCATGTATTGCATCTAAAAAGCCTACTCAGCGGCCGAACCTTCCGGCCGGACGAGATCGATTACGTCGACCCGGAGTTCGGGCCGGACGGCATCGTCGACGTCGTCTACGATTACGACGCCATCAAGCGCGCGATCAGCCGCGAAAGCCTGCGCGACAACCGCGACGCCTCCATCTGGCGCTACAAGCCGTTGCTGCCCGTCCGGCCGGACGCGCCGGTGCCGCCGCTGCAAATCGGCTGGACGCCGCTCTACCCCGCGCCGCGGCTGGGGGCCTTGCTGGGCCTGCGCCAGGTGTGGGTGAAGGACGACGGCCGCAACCCGACCGCCTCCTTCAAGGATCGGGCCAGCGCCATCGCCGTGGTCAAGGCCCAGGAGCGCGGGGCGGAGATCATCACCACGGCCAGCACCGGCAACGCTGCCGCCGCCCTCAGCGGCATCTGCGCCAGCGTCGGCCAGGCCAACGTCATCTTCGTGCCGGAGAAAGCGCCGCCGGCCAAGGTCGCCCAACTGCTGGCCTATGGGGCCACGGTGATGCTGGTGCGCGGCACGTATGACGACGCCTTCGAGTTGTGCCTACAGGCCTCCGACGCCTACGGCTGGTACAACCGCAACACCGGCTTCAACCCATACATGAGCGAGGGCAAGAAGACGGCCACGCTGGAAATCTGCGAGCAACTGGGCTGGCAGGCCCCCGACCGCATCTTCGTCAGTGTCGGCGACGGCTGCATCATCGGCGGGCTGCACAAGGGGCTGAAGGACCTGATGGCCCTGGGCTGGATCGAGCGGATGCCCAAGCTGATGGGCGTCCAGGCCGCGGGCAGCAACTATCTGGCCGAGGCCTGGGAGCGGGGCGAGGACGTGCTGACCAAGCCGCCCATCGACGCCCAGACCGTGGCCGATAGCATCAGCGCCGGGCTGCCCCGCGACCGGCTGAAGGCGATGGCCGCGGTGAAGGAAACGGGCGGCGCTTACGTCACCGTCAGCGACGACGAAATCCTGACCGCCATCCCGGCGCTGGCCCGCGGCTGCGGCGTGTTCGCCGAGCCGGCCGGGGCCACGGCTTATGCCGGGTTGGTCAAGGCGGTCGAGCAGGGGTTGGTGTCGGCCGACGAGCGCATCGTTGTTCTGAACACCGGCAGCGGCCTGAAAGACGTGGCCGGAGCCATGAAGGGCGTCGAACGGGCCGGCACGCAGGCCTATCGCGTTGACGCCGATTTGGAAGATTTGAAACGGGTGATGGCGACGATTTGA
- a CDS encoding ABC transporter ATP-binding protein — MSSNNGRQESIVQVRNVIKRFPVGDGEVTVLRGVSLDITPGEFVALVGPSGNGKSTLLNMITGIDHPSEGEVIVTGQSVHTMSENELSVWRGEHLGIIFQFFQLLPALSLVKNVMLPMDLVKKVPRRERQERAMELLEMVSLTDQAHKLPSQVSGGQQQRAAIARALANDPPLLVADEPTGNLDSSTSEDIFQLFLSLVARGKTMVMVTHSLDLAVRGSRVVEIRDGRITNDVPAAQHPRARARNGAQAVVSGQWAADSQPVNH, encoded by the coding sequence ATGAGCAGCAACAACGGCCGCCAAGAATCCATCGTCCAGGTGCGCAACGTCATCAAGCGTTTCCCCGTGGGCGATGGCGAAGTGACTGTCCTGCGCGGCGTCTCGCTCGACATCACGCCGGGCGAGTTCGTCGCTCTGGTCGGCCCGTCGGGCAACGGCAAATCGACATTGCTCAACATGATCACTGGCATCGACCACCCCAGCGAGGGCGAGGTCATCGTCACCGGCCAGTCCGTCCACACGATGAGCGAAAACGAGCTATCCGTCTGGCGCGGCGAGCATCTGGGCATCATCTTCCAATTCTTTCAACTGTTGCCCGCCCTCAGCCTGGTCAAGAACGTCATGTTGCCGATGGACCTGGTGAAGAAAGTGCCGCGGCGCGAGCGCCAGGAGCGGGCCATGGAACTACTGGAGATGGTCAGCCTGACCGATCAGGCCCACAAGTTGCCCAGCCAGGTCTCGGGCGGCCAGCAGCAACGCGCGGCCATCGCCAGGGCATTAGCCAACGACCCGCCGCTGCTGGTGGCCGACGAGCCGACGGGCAATCTGGACTCGTCCACGTCGGAAGATATTTTCCAGCTATTCCTGAGTCTGGTGGCGCGGGGCAAAACGATGGTGATGGTCACCCACAGCCTCGATCTGGCCGTGCGCGGCTCGCGGGTGGTGGAGATTCGCGACGGTCGCATCACCAACGACGTGCCCGCCGCCCAGCACCCCCGCGCCCGCGCCCGCAATGGCGCGCAGGCAGTGGTCAGTGGACAGTGGGCAGCAGACAGCCAACCGGTCAATCACTAA
- a CDS encoding BrnT family toxin, with product MKIDDFMWLPTIVEKLDSKHGVSPEEAEEVFFNKPRFLFVETGLHADEDVYSASGRTNSGRYMVVFFIRKESNTALIISARDMDRKERKRYERK from the coding sequence ATGAAAATCGATGACTTCATGTGGTTGCCTACGATCGTGGAAAAGCTCGATTCCAAGCATGGGGTTTCGCCTGAGGAAGCCGAAGAGGTATTCTTCAATAAGCCCCGTTTCCTCTTCGTTGAAACGGGGTTGCACGCCGACGAAGATGTTTATTCGGCCAGCGGTCGCACAAACAGCGGCCGCTACATGGTCGTGTTTTTCATCCGTAAGGAGAGCAACACCGCGTTGATCATCAGTGCTCGCGATATGGACCGCAAGGAGCGTAAGCGATATGAGCGAAAGTAA
- a CDS encoding trypsin-like peptidase domain-containing protein has translation MPSKSLTVELRNLFIDRFSDDELADLAFALGMNIKDLGEDTTKGKARELAAYVVRHEWVAKLIAEVGPKERPEIEWQALLTEHVSRELLSDDDRSRLVDILANNYDMQMGPSARYGLMDRAGLRERLKFIDLAGAPLSLAYSIVSDLEPLGILPGQPSFHALGALINYILQLPDTTTDDARILAELLVKYQLISDPAYLDGLTTTYSIDVTPVRHIDPSLLPPPVTAKDLARLSTEAPAVIKDESPVSKVLIRSSEDNLLDIDLLAGAIYSAQAVGRIELPRGRAHGTGFLVGPDLLLTAYHVLKSKDMLESAVIRFDYQANADGVVTQGRVFELMPDFYVGSPDTELDFALVRVKGEPLAERRMRSEDEGQNYLELLRRGRHRGYLLVSPSKIVEFERINIIQHPNGGPQKAMMTENYVLNDMKGNRVHYLAITQPGSAGSPVLNRRWEVVALHHSGGAHPPLKDSADTQKLEMYRFGEGIPMRAILPKIEKWLPRS, from the coding sequence ATGCCTTCAAAAAGTTTGACCGTAGAGTTGCGCAACCTCTTCATCGACAGATTTAGCGATGACGAGTTAGCTGACCTTGCTTTTGCGCTGGGCATGAATATCAAGGACTTGGGAGAGGATACAACAAAAGGTAAGGCGAGAGAGCTTGCTGCCTATGTTGTCAGGCACGAATGGGTAGCAAAGCTTATTGCAGAGGTAGGACCTAAGGAACGCCCCGAGATTGAATGGCAAGCGTTATTAACTGAACATGTCTCAAGAGAATTGCTCTCTGACGACGACCGCAGTAGGTTGGTTGACATTCTCGCTAATAATTACGATATGCAGATGGGACCTAGTGCCCGCTATGGTCTCATGGATAGAGCAGGTTTGCGAGAACGGCTAAAGTTTATCGATCTGGCTGGTGCACCCTTATCTCTAGCCTATAGCATCGTATCAGATCTGGAACCGTTGGGAATATTGCCCGGACAACCGAGTTTCCATGCTCTTGGAGCGTTGATTAACTATATCCTTCAACTACCCGATACAACAACCGATGACGCACGTATTCTCGCCGAGCTTCTGGTAAAATATCAACTGATATCCGACCCGGCTTATCTAGATGGACTGACCACAACGTACAGCATAGACGTGACGCCTGTCCGCCATATTGATCCATCCTTGCTACCGCCTCCTGTCACAGCTAAAGATTTGGCTAGGCTATCGACGGAGGCTCCGGCGGTGATAAAAGATGAGTCCCCAGTTTCGAAGGTATTGATCCGTTCCTCTGAAGATAACCTTCTCGATATCGATTTGCTGGCTGGGGCCATCTATAGTGCTCAAGCTGTCGGCCGCATCGAGCTACCGCGCGGCCGCGCCCACGGCACTGGTTTCCTAGTTGGTCCGGATTTACTCCTGACTGCCTACCACGTCTTGAAATCTAAAGATATGTTGGAGTCAGCTGTCATCCGTTTTGACTATCAAGCTAACGCTGATGGCGTTGTGACACAGGGACGCGTATTCGAATTGATGCCCGACTTCTATGTTGGCAGTCCTGATACGGAATTGGACTTCGCTCTCGTCAGGGTGAAGGGCGAGCCGCTAGCTGAACGGAGAATGCGGTCGGAAGATGAGGGCCAGAATTATCTGGAATTACTGCGCCGTGGCCGTCATCGCGGCTATCTGCTCGTCTCGCCCAGCAAGATTGTCGAATTTGAACGTATTAACATAATCCAGCATCCTAATGGAGGCCCGCAAAAAGCAATGATGACAGAGAATTATGTCTTAAATGATATGAAGGGCAATCGAGTACATTATCTAGCCATTACTCAACCGGGTTCGGCAGGCTCACCTGTGCTAAATCGACGGTGGGAAGTGGTGGCTCTACATCATAGCGGAGGAGCTCATCCGCCTCTGAAGGACTCGGCCGACACTCAAAAACTTGAGATGTATCGGTTCGGTGAGGGTATCCCAATGCGAGCAATACTCCCGAAGATCGAAAAATGGCTGCCTAGAAGTTAA
- a CDS encoding ornithine carbamoyltransferase yields MQTDLRNRDLIGDLDFSKEEVETVLDVAFDLKRKRALGELHPYLRDKVLAMLFFFSSTRTRGSFEAGMAQLGGHAAFIESKTTQIAHGDTETEMGEIFGRYFDGIAIRHVTWGTGNRYLNLVAKASRTPVLNMQCDIYHPFQCLADLMTIMEKKGRDLRRRKVVVSWAYASSYLKPISVPQSLVLQLPRFGMDVVLAHPPEFKLMPEIMAQAEEQARKYKTGFEVISDADGMTAAVKDADVVYAKSWGPLLITDDQTEGKRIQDQYKHWITDARLMSLAKDDAVYMHPLPADRDIEVTSEVMDGPNSVVFDQAENRLHAQKAVMALTMRS; encoded by the coding sequence ATGCAGACTGACCTTCGCAATCGTGACCTGATCGGCGATCTGGACTTCTCGAAAGAGGAAGTCGAGACCGTCCTCGACGTGGCCTTCGACCTGAAGCGCAAGCGCGCCCTGGGCGAACTCCATCCCTACCTGCGCGACAAGGTGCTGGCGATGCTCTTCTTCTTCAGCAGCACGCGCACCCGCGGCTCGTTCGAGGCGGGCATGGCCCAACTCGGCGGCCACGCGGCCTTCATCGAGAGCAAGACGACCCAGATCGCCCACGGCGACACCGAGACCGAGATGGGCGAGATTTTCGGCCGCTACTTCGACGGCATCGCCATCCGCCACGTGACCTGGGGCACGGGCAACCGCTACCTCAATCTGGTGGCCAAGGCCTCGCGCACGCCGGTTCTCAATATGCAGTGCGACATCTATCACCCCTTCCAATGTCTGGCCGATCTGATGACCATCATGGAGAAGAAGGGGCGCGACCTGCGCCGCCGCAAGGTGGTCGTGTCGTGGGCCTATGCCTCGTCGTACCTGAAGCCCATCTCCGTGCCGCAATCGCTGGTGCTACAACTGCCGCGCTTTGGCATGGACGTCGTCCTGGCCCACCCGCCGGAGTTCAAGCTGATGCCGGAGATCATGGCCCAGGCCGAAGAACAGGCCCGCAAGTACAAGACCGGCTTCGAGGTCATCAGCGACGCCGACGGCATGACGGCCGCCGTCAAGGACGCCGACGTGGTCTACGCCAAGTCATGGGGGCCGCTGCTCATCACCGACGACCAGACCGAGGGCAAGCGCATCCAGGATCAGTACAAGCACTGGATCACCGACGCCCGGCTCATGTCGCTGGCTAAGGATGACGCCGTCTACATGCACCCGCTGCCGGCCGACCGCGACATCGAGGTCACCAGCGAAGTGATGGACGGCCCCAACTCGGTCGTCTTCGACCAGGCCGAGAATCGCCTGCACGCGCAAAAGGCCGTGATGGCCCTGACAATGCGCTCGTAG
- a CDS encoding CopG family antitoxin, which produces MSESNDVQPTSISKSQSLEEIAEFWDTHSLADYWDQTHEVDFEVRAQHRRRIAVAPELFEKIEQQARLRGLNPETLVNLWLAERLQEAT; this is translated from the coding sequence ATGAGCGAAAGTAACGATGTGCAGCCGACAAGCATTTCCAAATCGCAATCGTTGGAAGAAATTGCTGAGTTCTGGGACACCCATAGTCTGGCTGACTACTGGGACCAAACCCATGAGGTCGATTTCGAAGTGCGCGCTCAGCATCGCCGGCGTATCGCCGTGGCTCCAGAGTTGTTTGAAAAGATCGAACAACAGGCGCGCCTTCGTGGCCTTAACCCTGAGACCTTAGTCAATTTGTGGCTGGCCGAACGGCTTCAAGAAGCCACCTGA
- the arcC gene encoding carbamate kinase, with amino-acid sequence MTQKLAVIAIGGNSLIKDKKHQSVEDQYEAAYETSGHIAKMIQDGWNVAIAHGNGPQVGFILRRSELASHELHEVPLDVCGADSQGAIGYALQQSLQNHLRDMGIDRPVATVVTQTEVSADDPAFKNPSKPIGSFMDEDDAMRRIEVDGWDCNEDAGRGWRRVVASPLPMRIVEEPSVRALIAAGHIVITVGGGGIPVVADENGHLRGIAAVIDKDFASSLLATRLGADTFIISTAVEKVALNFGKPEQRWLDKVTLAEAKQYLAEGTHFAKGSMAPKIQAVINFLEAGGQHAIVTDPASIPQALAGKTGTHFMRD; translated from the coding sequence ATGACCCAAAAACTGGCCGTCATCGCCATTGGCGGCAACTCGTTGATCAAGGACAAGAAGCACCAGAGCGTTGAAGACCAGTACGAAGCGGCCTATGAGACGTCCGGCCACATCGCCAAGATGATCCAGGACGGCTGGAACGTCGCCATCGCCCACGGCAACGGGCCACAGGTCGGCTTCATCCTGCGCCGCTCCGAACTGGCGTCCCATGAGCTGCACGAAGTGCCGCTCGACGTGTGCGGCGCGGACTCGCAGGGGGCCATCGGCTACGCGCTGCAACAAAGCCTGCAAAACCACCTGCGCGATATGGGCATCGACCGGCCCGTGGCGACCGTCGTGACCCAGACCGAAGTCAGCGCCGACGACCCGGCCTTTAAGAACCCCTCCAAGCCCATCGGCTCGTTCATGGACGAGGACGACGCCATGCGGCGCATCGAGGTGGACGGCTGGGATTGCAACGAGGATGCCGGCCGCGGCTGGCGGCGCGTGGTGGCCTCCCCCCTGCCCATGCGTATCGTCGAGGAGCCGTCGGTGCGGGCGCTCATCGCCGCCGGCCACATCGTCATCACGGTCGGCGGCGGCGGCATCCCTGTCGTGGCCGATGAGAACGGCCATCTGCGCGGCATCGCCGCCGTCATCGACAAGGATTTCGCCTCGTCGCTGCTGGCGACGCGCCTGGGGGCGGATACGTTCATCATCAGCACGGCCGTCGAAAAGGTGGCCCTCAACTTCGGCAAGCCGGAGCAGCGCTGGCTCGACAAGGTGACTTTGGCCGAGGCCAAGCAATACCTGGCCGAGGGCACCCACTTCGCCAAGGGCAGCATGGCCCCCAAGATTCAGGCCGTTATCAACTTCCTGGAAGCCGGCGGCCAACACGCCATCGTCACTGACCCGGCGAGTATTCCCCAAGCGCTGGCAGGGAAAACTGGCACACATTTTATGCGCGATTAA